One Roseimaritima multifibrata DNA window includes the following coding sequences:
- a CDS encoding DUF6797 domain-containing protein: MISMQKVIGMFDWKFAGTLAFCCLILNPAWGADQAKQNRHSAVLDRDNLVAWCIVPFDAARRGPEARAQMLNDLGIKRSAYDWRQEHIPTFEQEILQYKKHGIEFFAFWSVQEDAFQLFKKYDLHPQIWQTLADPGGANQQEKVEAAAQAMVPLAKRTKDLGCKLGLYNHGGWGGEPKNLVAVCRRLHSLGYPHVGIVYNLHHGHGHIKDWDESLQAMLPLLHCLNLNGMNANADPKILGIGKGPFELSMIRSIQESGYEGPIGILDHRNELDAKDSLQENLEGVEWAQKELLKPGSGGPKPKTPKAKPAVPAKTQSSTTTNPGTTVAVLPPNIQYAEAPLTVQVQATLHRKNQYNILVACNTKSYAGHWEMFSMNGSGNLTVYIPGASPDHVHTKKQICDGKPHRLAMVYEPQRVRLYVDGEIVADQNIRRTVGIPPVASPLGIGRLVERDHRCSGPIEWMHIASDVQPVSNVDAPPQSVNEATIAFWKRDGGSVEVPKKSGAPSSDDKAQSQYDPKRVDALLAKAKSSGDPLRGARMFADAKTACLSCHKVGDRGGAVGPELTEIVKVRKPTQLVEAVLWPDREVLPEYVAWTFLTVDGEVIKGYKVAETEQSITVRDPATAIEVTIDVDDIEDEVPGSTVMPIGLTSAMTEAQQADLIAFLLKLDEVGFASSSEIQQAMRQSQHHGPAGFAHTREPLDADRWPHASAHVNRDRIYDFYTKQAEHFRQSEQTPILLASAPGLDGGDQGHWGNQDEQTWASDAWNKVILEDFQLGIFRHQKQTIPRAVCVRLGADQKFSVCFNPDTLSYEAFWKDGFVSFSAHRHGFLDGIRLQGTPLELAVKPKPEQPFEYHGFYRVGKQIVFSYRIGETEYLDSPAVIDGEFVPEVAPVEQHSLRDRIGNEEARSREVVTTKIMPGTEPSFAIDTIELPIQNPWQIPLFCSGHDFASDGSGFVCTIHGDVWHVSGLETGVEEEGTARWSRFASGLNHPQGVVVVDDVVYVQCRDQLVRLTDANDDGHADFYECFSNAFQTSAAGHDFICGLQRDVDGFFYTASGNQGIVQISPDGKEAKVVATGFRNPDGIGILSDGSLTVPCSEGSWTPASMVCRVPKESFRSPLHFGYGGPKNSQPPALPLAYLPRLLDNSSGGQVEVPAGTWDQWEGSLLHLSFGTGTWFTLLQDVVDGQSQGAAVPMAGDFLSGVHRARFSSADGHLYVSGCQGWGSYTIHDGCFQRVRLVDSKVQSPIAFHLHENGIQVRFTQPVDAAVVDSLGNHFAQVWNYRYSGAYGSPEYSTTHPGVEGHDPLEIRSAHVLSDGHSVFLEIPELQPVNQLHLRMIVNSEEALPVGGPVGRGHDLFVTVHALDAPFEDFEGYQPTEKTIASHPILTDLEWNAERVPNPWSKKIAGAREIELQTDKNLTYATPEFEVQAGEPIALNFLNPDVVPHNWVLVRPGKLATVGGLANQLIADPKAFARQYIPRSEDVLRYTDVVSPGAQQTIWFTAPEVPGTYPFLCTFPGHWMVMNGKLIVRPARQ, encoded by the coding sequence ATGATTTCTATGCAGAAGGTTATTGGCATGTTTGATTGGAAGTTCGCTGGGACGTTGGCGTTCTGCTGTCTGATTTTGAATCCTGCTTGGGGGGCGGACCAGGCGAAGCAAAACCGTCACTCGGCGGTCCTCGATCGTGATAATTTAGTCGCCTGGTGCATCGTCCCTTTCGACGCCGCTCGCCGAGGCCCCGAAGCCCGGGCTCAGATGTTGAACGACCTTGGCATCAAACGGTCTGCCTACGATTGGCGTCAGGAACACATCCCGACTTTCGAACAAGAGATACTGCAGTACAAAAAACACGGGATCGAATTTTTTGCGTTCTGGAGCGTGCAAGAGGATGCTTTTCAACTGTTCAAAAAGTATGACCTCCACCCACAAATTTGGCAGACCTTAGCCGACCCAGGCGGGGCAAACCAGCAAGAAAAAGTCGAAGCGGCCGCTCAGGCAATGGTTCCGTTAGCGAAACGCACGAAGGATTTAGGGTGTAAGTTAGGACTGTATAACCATGGTGGCTGGGGCGGTGAACCCAAAAATCTGGTCGCGGTCTGCCGTCGTCTGCATTCCCTGGGCTACCCGCATGTTGGCATCGTCTACAACCTGCACCATGGGCATGGGCACATCAAAGACTGGGACGAGTCCCTCCAAGCGATGCTGCCGTTACTGCACTGTCTGAATCTGAACGGAATGAATGCGAACGCGGACCCTAAGATTCTGGGAATCGGTAAGGGACCATTTGAACTTTCGATGATTCGGTCGATCCAGGAAAGTGGTTACGAAGGACCGATTGGAATCCTGGATCACCGCAATGAACTGGATGCAAAGGATTCTTTGCAAGAGAACCTTGAGGGAGTTGAGTGGGCCCAGAAGGAACTTTTGAAACCGGGTAGTGGAGGCCCAAAACCGAAGACTCCAAAAGCAAAACCTGCGGTCCCAGCAAAAACACAGTCCAGCACGACAACGAATCCGGGGACGACCGTTGCGGTGTTGCCACCGAACATCCAGTATGCGGAGGCACCTCTTACCGTTCAGGTCCAGGCAACGTTGCACCGCAAAAACCAATACAACATTCTTGTCGCCTGCAATACAAAATCCTACGCGGGACACTGGGAAATGTTCTCGATGAACGGTAGTGGGAACTTAACGGTTTATATTCCCGGCGCGTCACCCGATCATGTTCATACGAAAAAGCAGATATGTGACGGGAAACCCCATCGTTTGGCGATGGTTTATGAACCCCAACGCGTCCGTTTGTACGTCGACGGTGAAATCGTTGCTGATCAAAACATCCGTCGCACCGTCGGAATACCGCCCGTCGCAAGCCCACTTGGGATTGGCCGGCTGGTTGAACGCGACCATCGCTGCAGCGGTCCTATTGAATGGATGCATATCGCTTCGGACGTTCAGCCGGTTTCCAATGTAGATGCCCCACCACAATCGGTTAATGAAGCAACCATCGCGTTTTGGAAGCGAGACGGGGGAAGCGTCGAAGTTCCAAAAAAAAGTGGAGCCCCAAGCAGCGATGATAAAGCGCAGTCTCAATACGACCCCAAACGGGTCGACGCGCTACTGGCCAAGGCGAAGTCCAGTGGAGATCCGCTTCGTGGGGCTCGCATGTTTGCCGATGCAAAAACAGCTTGTTTGTCCTGTCATAAGGTCGGTGATCGTGGCGGTGCCGTGGGACCTGAATTGACGGAGATCGTCAAGGTTCGCAAACCAACCCAACTGGTCGAAGCAGTCCTTTGGCCCGACCGGGAAGTGTTGCCTGAATATGTGGCTTGGACGTTTTTGACCGTCGATGGCGAAGTGATTAAGGGTTACAAGGTAGCGGAGACCGAACAGAGCATTACCGTCCGAGACCCTGCAACGGCGATCGAAGTGACGATCGATGTTGATGATATTGAAGACGAAGTTCCTGGGTCGACCGTGATGCCAATCGGTTTAACCTCAGCGATGACCGAAGCCCAACAGGCGGACTTGATCGCCTTTCTTCTCAAATTGGACGAAGTCGGTTTTGCTTCGTCGTCAGAAATTCAACAGGCGATGCGTCAATCGCAGCATCATGGCCCTGCTGGTTTTGCTCATACCCGTGAACCCCTAGACGCTGATCGTTGGCCGCATGCCTCCGCACATGTGAACCGGGACCGCATTTATGATTTCTACACCAAACAAGCTGAGCACTTTCGGCAGTCGGAGCAGACCCCGATTCTGTTGGCTTCCGCACCAGGATTGGATGGAGGCGATCAAGGGCACTGGGGCAACCAAGATGAACAGACTTGGGCGAGTGACGCCTGGAACAAAGTCATCCTGGAAGATTTTCAGTTGGGAATTTTTCGGCATCAAAAACAGACCATCCCAAGAGCGGTTTGTGTGCGATTAGGAGCAGACCAAAAATTTTCGGTTTGTTTCAATCCCGATACGTTGTCGTACGAAGCGTTTTGGAAGGATGGCTTTGTTTCCTTCTCGGCCCATCGGCATGGCTTTTTAGATGGTATTCGTTTGCAGGGGACCCCGCTGGAACTGGCGGTCAAACCAAAACCGGAGCAGCCGTTTGAGTACCACGGTTTCTATCGGGTAGGAAAACAGATTGTATTTTCCTATCGAATTGGCGAAACCGAATATTTGGATTCGCCTGCGGTCATCGATGGAGAATTCGTCCCTGAAGTAGCGCCGGTCGAACAGCATTCGCTGCGTGATCGGATCGGCAACGAAGAGGCCCGGTCGCGAGAAGTCGTGACGACAAAAATCATGCCTGGAACCGAGCCTTCGTTTGCGATCGATACGATCGAATTGCCGATTCAGAATCCGTGGCAGATCCCTCTCTTCTGCAGCGGGCACGATTTCGCATCGGACGGAAGTGGCTTTGTTTGTACGATCCATGGTGATGTATGGCATGTGTCGGGACTTGAAACCGGCGTCGAAGAAGAGGGAACGGCTCGCTGGAGTCGTTTTGCTTCGGGATTGAATCATCCTCAGGGAGTGGTTGTCGTCGATGACGTTGTTTACGTGCAGTGCCGGGACCAATTGGTTCGGCTTACGGATGCAAACGATGACGGGCACGCCGATTTCTACGAGTGTTTTTCGAATGCTTTTCAAACCTCAGCGGCGGGACATGACTTCATCTGCGGCTTGCAGCGTGATGTCGACGGCTTTTTTTACACGGCATCGGGTAACCAAGGGATTGTCCAGATCTCGCCAGACGGTAAAGAAGCAAAAGTGGTAGCGACCGGATTTCGCAATCCAGATGGAATCGGAATCCTTTCCGATGGAAGCCTTACGGTTCCTTGCTCGGAAGGTTCCTGGACCCCAGCGTCGATGGTCTGCCGGGTTCCCAAAGAATCGTTTCGGTCACCCCTTCATTTTGGTTACGGGGGACCAAAAAACAGTCAGCCCCCTGCCCTGCCCTTGGCGTATCTGCCTCGACTATTAGACAATTCAAGTGGTGGGCAAGTGGAAGTTCCTGCTGGGACCTGGGATCAATGGGAAGGGAGTTTGCTGCATCTGTCGTTTGGCACGGGGACTTGGTTCACGCTTCTGCAAGATGTCGTGGATGGGCAGTCCCAAGGGGCCGCGGTGCCAATGGCGGGCGATTTCCTTTCGGGGGTTCATCGTGCACGTTTTTCATCGGCCGATGGTCATCTATATGTGTCGGGATGCCAGGGCTGGGGCAGCTATACGATTCATGATGGCTGCTTTCAGCGAGTTCGTTTGGTTGATTCAAAAGTTCAGTCCCCCATCGCGTTTCATCTGCATGAAAACGGGATTCAAGTCCGTTTTACGCAGCCTGTCGATGCCGCAGTAGTTGATTCGCTCGGGAATCATTTCGCCCAAGTCTGGAATTACCGGTACAGCGGAGCCTACGGGTCGCCAGAATATTCAACCACCCATCCGGGCGTCGAAGGACATGATCCGCTGGAAATACGGTCTGCTCACGTGCTAAGCGATGGTCACTCTGTCTTTTTAGAGATCCCGGAACTGCAGCCGGTGAATCAATTACACCTGCGGATGATCGTCAATTCGGAAGAGGCTTTGCCTGTGGGGGGACCTGTCGGTCGAGGGCATGACTTGTTTGTCACAGTGCATGCGTTGGATGCCCCGTTCGAAGATTTTGAAGGTTATCAGCCGACGGAGAAAACGATTGCCAGCCACCCGATTCTGACCGACCTGGAGTGGAATGCTGAACGGGTTCCCAATCCGTGGAGCAAGAAAATCGCAGGAGCTCGCGAGATTGAATTGCAAACCGACAAGAACCTGACCTACGCAACGCCTGAATTCGAAGTTCAGGCGGGCGAGCCGATTGCGTTGAACTTTTTAAATCCAGACGTGGTTCCGCATAATTGGGTTTTGGTTCGGCCAGGGAAGTTGGCGACCGTCGGAGGGCTGGCGAACCAGCTGATAGCCGATCCGAAAGCGTTCGCTCGTCAGTATATTCCCCGTTCCGAGGACGTCTTGCGTTACACCGATGTCGTCTCGCCCGGGGCACAACAAACGATTTGGTTTACGGCTCCAGAAGTACCTGGAACGTATCCATTCCTGTGCACCTTTCCCGGGCATTGGATGGTCATGAACGGGAAATTAATCGTTCGCCCTGCACGTCAATAG
- a CDS encoding ThuA domain-containing protein codes for MTFSFSRHVVPLVIITSSLLFASQKLTAEEPAAKGAPLKVLLVAGGCCHDYSAQAKLLKEGIEKRIRAEVTVELSESKTTDTTFPIYDSADWAKGYDVVIHDECSANVTERPYVDRILAAHRQGTPAVNLHCAMHSYRWGDYRSPVDPTAENGGWYQMLGVQSTGHGPKHPIALLSTNTSHPVMKGFEDWTTINEELYNNIRVYSGTDALIRGNQAVPPNKKALEKNPNAEPKEATAVVAWTNLYGPEKTRIFSTSLGHENMTVADDRYMDLVVRGILWTTNHLDKSGDPTVEYRLQQ; via the coding sequence ATGACCTTTTCATTTTCACGGCATGTAGTGCCGCTTGTGATCATCACCAGCTCCCTTCTTTTCGCCAGTCAGAAACTGACGGCCGAAGAGCCCGCCGCGAAGGGCGCTCCGCTGAAAGTCCTGTTGGTCGCGGGAGGCTGTTGCCACGATTATTCGGCTCAGGCCAAACTACTTAAGGAAGGAATTGAGAAACGGATTCGTGCCGAAGTGACCGTTGAGCTAAGCGAAAGCAAAACGACGGACACCACATTCCCCATTTATGACTCCGCCGATTGGGCAAAAGGTTATGACGTCGTCATCCATGACGAATGTTCAGCGAATGTGACGGAGCGACCTTATGTCGATCGAATCCTGGCCGCTCATCGTCAGGGGACTCCTGCAGTGAACCTGCATTGTGCGATGCATAGTTATCGCTGGGGCGATTACCGCTCACCAGTCGATCCGACGGCCGAAAACGGAGGCTGGTACCAAATGTTGGGCGTCCAATCGACCGGACATGGTCCCAAGCATCCCATTGCTTTACTAAGTACAAACACCTCACATCCCGTAATGAAAGGCTTCGAAGACTGGACAACCATCAACGAAGAACTTTACAACAACATTCGCGTTTACTCTGGAACCGATGCCCTCATCCGGGGCAACCAAGCAGTTCCACCAAACAAAAAAGCCTTGGAAAAGAATCCAAACGCCGAACCGAAAGAAGCGACAGCCGTCGTCGCCTGGACGAATCTTTACGGTCCCGAAAAGACAAGAATTTTCAGCACCTCGTTGGGGCATGAAAATATGACCGTTGCAGACGATCGCTATATGGACCTTGTCGTTCGCGGCATTCTATGGACCACCAACCATCTGGACAAAAGTGGTGATCCAACCGTTGAATATCGACTGCAACAATAA
- a CDS encoding 6-bladed beta-propeller encodes MRFSSNCLSALLTLTLFSVSFAQEKVQPVRMGAGIMTFDTVPGWGLRPDGHSAIGATHGGVVIDKAGNIYTSAKAGVFVFSPEGAVIHSYLGEDYSNLHDIEIRSEGDEEFIYGARNQNAEGIKFNAHTGEIVLHLPYPEESGLGKIKFSPTAITVAPNGNIYLSNGYASNHIFIFDKEGKYLSHFGEKGNGMKQFNTAHGMTLDTRYEPNRLLICDRNHQPKGRLLHYDLDGQFIEEVITGLGMPTSVSIQGDYVSVPDLQGRLVILNKRNVIMAVLGHNPDPKKGGNYNVPQDQWVEGIFSGTHGSFWDASGNLYIQDWNVDGRIMKLVRVK; translated from the coding sequence ATGCGATTCTCTTCGAACTGTTTATCCGCTCTCTTAACGCTGACGCTATTTTCGGTTTCCTTTGCTCAGGAAAAAGTGCAGCCGGTAAGGATGGGTGCCGGGATAATGACTTTTGATACGGTCCCCGGTTGGGGACTTCGCCCCGATGGGCATTCGGCGATCGGAGCCACGCACGGTGGAGTTGTGATCGACAAAGCCGGGAACATCTACACCAGCGCCAAAGCAGGCGTCTTTGTTTTCTCCCCAGAGGGCGCGGTGATTCACTCCTATCTAGGAGAGGATTACTCCAACCTGCATGACATAGAAATCCGCAGCGAAGGCGACGAAGAATTCATTTATGGAGCTCGCAATCAAAACGCAGAGGGCATCAAATTCAATGCCCACACTGGCGAAATTGTCCTCCACCTCCCCTATCCTGAAGAATCGGGGCTGGGAAAGATCAAGTTCAGTCCGACCGCAATCACCGTCGCGCCGAACGGGAACATCTATCTATCCAACGGCTACGCCAGCAATCATATTTTCATTTTCGACAAAGAGGGAAAATACCTTTCTCACTTTGGCGAAAAAGGGAATGGGATGAAGCAATTCAACACTGCCCACGGGATGACGCTGGATACGCGGTATGAACCGAATCGGTTGCTGATCTGCGATCGGAATCACCAGCCTAAAGGGCGTTTGCTCCATTACGACCTTGACGGTCAGTTCATTGAAGAAGTGATCACCGGGCTTGGAATGCCAACGTCCGTTTCAATCCAAGGCGACTATGTCTCGGTCCCCGACCTACAAGGACGCCTGGTTATCCTGAACAAACGGAACGTCATCATGGCCGTTTTGGGGCACAACCCCGATCCGAAGAAAGGTGGAAACTACAACGTTCCTCAAGACCAATGGGTCGAAGGCATCTTCAGTGGTACCCATGGTTCGTTCTGGGATGCGAGCGGGAACCTTTACATTCAGGACTGGAACGTGGACGGTCGGATCATGAAATTGGTTCGAGTGAAATAG
- a CDS encoding beta/alpha barrel domain-containing protein — translation MTTELSTAYLGLKLETPIIVGACPLTLEPEKVRQMVDAGAGAIVLPSILQEQLDFQRLKDQDPDGAVQRSGYQPQQDEFNGGPVAYLQTLAKLKDCCSAPVIANLSGTSRGSWLEFANEVEANGADAIELNWRSGVTGPTESSDHIESRLLDLVKELRQRVSIPVAVKLTQHFTNIAAVASKLEKLGVDGLILFAHRPHWDVCVDRMQWNIRWELTPQQSLGAILEGIVHARTGAGKVSIAASGGIRTGEGAVKAMVAGADAVMIASEIYRAGPDAIRNILQGIRAFLDASRFQSLAEFLADRPVPDLCSDRLMHMEYVDPLIRTNDYPDPTPAPTHGRCDSFGHRIP, via the coding sequence ATGACTACGGAACTCTCGACGGCGTATCTCGGACTTAAGTTGGAGACCCCGATAATCGTGGGAGCTTGTCCGTTGACCCTTGAACCGGAGAAGGTTCGTCAGATGGTCGATGCGGGGGCAGGCGCTATTGTGCTTCCTTCTATTTTGCAGGAGCAGTTGGATTTTCAGCGTCTGAAGGATCAAGATCCAGACGGCGCGGTGCAACGTAGTGGATATCAGCCACAGCAAGATGAATTCAACGGCGGTCCTGTCGCCTATCTGCAGACGTTGGCAAAACTGAAAGATTGTTGCTCGGCACCGGTGATCGCTAACCTGAGCGGAACATCGCGAGGATCATGGCTGGAATTTGCGAACGAGGTCGAGGCGAACGGTGCGGACGCTATTGAATTGAACTGGCGTAGCGGCGTCACTGGACCGACCGAATCTTCCGACCACATCGAATCCAGGCTGCTTGATTTGGTGAAGGAGTTGCGTCAAAGGGTTTCGATCCCGGTAGCGGTTAAATTGACTCAGCATTTTACAAATATCGCTGCGGTCGCTTCCAAGCTGGAGAAACTGGGCGTCGATGGTTTGATCTTGTTTGCTCATCGCCCTCATTGGGATGTTTGCGTCGATCGGATGCAGTGGAATATCCGTTGGGAATTGACGCCGCAGCAATCCTTAGGAGCGATTCTTGAGGGGATTGTTCACGCGAGAACAGGTGCCGGCAAAGTGTCGATTGCGGCAAGTGGCGGAATCCGCACCGGGGAGGGCGCCGTCAAAGCGATGGTCGCAGGAGCTGACGCGGTGATGATCGCTTCTGAAATCTACCGCGCAGGACCCGACGCCATCCGCAATATATTGCAAGGTATTCGGGCATTCCTGGACGCAAGTCGGTTTCAATCTTTGGCCGAATTCCTTGCCGACCGACCGGTTCCAGATTTATGTTCGGATCGCCTGATGCACATGGAGTACGTTGACCCTTTGATCAGGACCAATGACTATCCCGATCCGACTCCGGCGCCAACGCATGGCCGCTGCGACTCCTTCGGTCATCGAATCCCCTAA
- a CDS encoding FAD-dependent oxidoreductase, giving the protein MKGKDSLRQLVLLGIGHTNAHVLHEWAEHPIPNCELICISPFASATYSGMLPGTLGKQFSDSEMRIDLRRLTDAAGATLIVGTASKIDIQNQSILFPDASSISYDALSIGIGSVPAGYADHQSSPILVSTKPMQTFLQRLEERTSQSNANANAKGALRCVIVGGGVASVEIALCFQQRWNSQPDPVRPIEIQIFTASERIANGMNSSAITKLEKILASRKIEIHTSQRIVEVSDHSIQTADGKEQAADVVIWATGATASQWLADVPLEHDPKGFIATHKTLQSLTKPNIFAVGDSGTIIESPSPKAGVYAVRQSPILWHNLQAFFDGGPMREFEPQGDFLKILNTGDQKALLDYRGWSVHAKWCWHLKKWIDKGFIQDYQLPPT; this is encoded by the coding sequence ATGAAGGGAAAAGATTCACTTCGTCAATTGGTGTTGCTAGGGATTGGGCACACAAATGCACACGTGCTACACGAATGGGCAGAACACCCCATTCCAAACTGCGAACTGATCTGCATTAGCCCCTTCGCTTCGGCAACCTATTCAGGGATGCTGCCGGGGACTCTGGGCAAACAATTCTCCGACTCGGAGATGCGAATCGATCTTCGTCGATTGACAGATGCGGCGGGCGCCACATTGATCGTGGGTACGGCCAGCAAAATCGACATCCAGAACCAATCGATTCTTTTTCCCGACGCCTCCTCGATTTCATACGACGCGTTGTCGATCGGGATAGGTTCGGTTCCAGCAGGCTACGCCGACCACCAATCGTCACCGATACTGGTCTCGACCAAGCCGATGCAAACTTTCTTGCAACGCTTGGAAGAACGCACAAGTCAATCGAATGCGAATGCGAATGCCAAAGGGGCACTGCGTTGTGTGATCGTAGGAGGAGGGGTCGCCAGCGTCGAAATTGCACTCTGTTTTCAACAGCGATGGAATAGCCAACCGGACCCTGTGCGTCCGATCGAGATCCAGATTTTCACCGCAAGTGAACGGATCGCTAACGGGATGAACTCTAGCGCGATAACCAAACTGGAAAAAATCCTAGCTTCGCGCAAAATCGAAATCCATACTTCCCAACGAATCGTAGAGGTCTCTGATCATTCGATCCAAACGGCCGATGGCAAGGAGCAGGCAGCCGATGTCGTTATCTGGGCAACCGGCGCAACCGCGTCACAGTGGCTTGCCGACGTCCCTCTAGAACACGACCCAAAAGGTTTTATCGCCACGCACAAGACTTTGCAGTCACTGACAAAACCAAACATCTTTGCCGTCGGTGACTCGGGCACCATCATCGAATCGCCTTCCCCCAAAGCGGGAGTCTACGCGGTTCGCCAAAGTCCAATCTTGTGGCACAACTTGCAAGCGTTTTTCGATGGAGGGCCGATGCGTGAGTTCGAACCGCAGGGAGACTTTTTGAAAATTTTGAATACGGGAGACCAGAAAGCACTCCTCGATTACCGCGGATGGTCCGTCCACGCCAAATGGTGCTGGCATTTAAAGAAATGGATCGACAAAGGTTTTATCCAGGACTACCAACTCCCCCCGACCTAG